ACCAGTCGAGCGCCTGCTTCATCCCCTCATCGAACAGCACGCGCGGGGTGTACCCGAGCTTGGTTCGCGCCTTCGCGATGGAGAAATCGAGGTTCAGTCCGGCGAACTTCAGTTGTGCCTGGGTGATGCGCGGCGGGTGCGGCTTGTTCTTCCGCCGGAATACTCCCTCGCGCCAGTTCGCCCCGATGCGCGCGAGCCACACCGGAACCGGCGGGAACCCGCGCGGGCGCTTCAACCCGAGTCCGTCCGCCACCGTCTCGAAGAACCGGCGCTTGCTCACGAACTCGCCGTCGGTGATGTTGAACACTTCGCCCACGGTGCCTTCCGCCGGCGCATCAATGGCGAGCATCACCGCGTCCGCGATATTGCCCACGAACGTCGTGTTCAGTGCGAAGCGCCCGCGCGCGATGTACATGACGCTCCGCTCTTTCAACCGATCCGCGAGGCGCGGGAGTACCGTGCGGTCGCGCGGGCCGTACACGAATCCCGGCCGCAGAATTACAACCGGCACCTTTTGCTTGCGGTGGTACTGGAGCGCGAGGCGCTCAGCTTCGACCTTCGATTGTGTGTAGCCGTCGATGTGATCGTTCGGCAGCGGCTCGGTTTCGTCCGTGCCGTAGTGGTGCCGGGCCGCGTACACACCGAGCGAGCTGACATGAACGACCCGGTGAAGCGACCGACCAAGGGTCGCGTCGAGCAAATGACGCAGCCCCTCTACATTCACCGCGCGGTACCCGTCCACGTGCCCCCAGTCGCCGACCTTCGCGGCGCAGTTCACAACGACGTCGCAGCCCTCGATGGCCCGCGCGAGCGCGTCCGCGTCCGTCAGATCCCCGCGAACCACAGTGGCCCCGAGCGATTCGAGGAACGCGGTGTCGCTCCCCGCGCGGGCGAGCGTGCGAACCGTGTCCCCGCGGCGAACGAGTACTTCGGCGACGTGCGAACCGACGAACCCGGTCGCACCGGTGAGTAGAATCGTGTGAGGCATCGCGTGTTCCGAGTTCCGCGGTCCGGGGTCCGTGCGGGAACCCGGAGCTTTGCTGATTGCGAAGCAGCGGATGTTCTGGGAAACGGTGTGAGAACGGCAAGGTTCGGAAGAACCGAACCGGGTATAGTGAAATCACGTGGGAAACGGCACCGCGGGGACCGAACGCGATGAACACATTCTGTGGGCGGGCACTCGTGTGCGCTCTCGTGGCGCTGGTGGTGCCGGTGGGAGCGCGGGCCGGATTGCACTATTCCGGTGAGCAGTTCGCGGAGTTGCCGAGCCGCCCGTCTGGGTTCTTGACCGACCACCGTGCCCTGAGAGCTGCCGGACGCGAGCGCCCCGACGGATTGCCGTCCCCCCTCCGAGACGACTACCTTGCTGCCGCCACGCGACTAGAGAAACTCGCGAAAACGCGGGCACTGACGGCTGACGAGGTCGCGGACCTCGGCGCGGTTTACGTTCGGCTTGGCAAAAACGAGAGCGCCCTTAACGCACTTGTCCCCGCCGTCCGCAAGTTCCCCGAGCACTTCCGAATTGCCGCAAACCTCGGCACCGCGTTCCAACTGACGGGTGACCTCGAACGCGCGGGCGTGCAACTCGAAGAAGCCGTTCGACTCGCCCCCGCGAAACTCAAACCGTTCGAGCAGGCGCATCTCAAACTCGTGCGCCTGCGACTCAAGGAAGGTAAGGCCGCGAACCAGCCGGCAATGATCGATGACCTGTTCGGGGTGAAGTTTGTCGGTGCGTCCGGCTCACCCGAAGCGGGCGCACTCGCAGACGCAGAGCGGAAGAAACTCCCCACCGACGCACTGACTACCATCGAACAACTCGCGCTCTGGCTGCCCGCGGATGCGCGTCTCCTGTGGCAATTCGGCGAAGTGTGTAACGCTCTCGGCGACGTACGCTCAGCAGTGGCAGCACTCGACGGCTGCGTCACCGAGTTTGCGCTCGGGTCGCCCGACCTCCGCAAGCGCCGGCTCGTATACCGCGCAGCGGCCGACGAACTTGCGAAGAAACCTGAGCACGAACAGCACCGCGGGACGCTGAAAACCAAATCGTCGCGCCCGCTGATTAAGGCGTTCGATGAAGCGCTCCTGCCCACGATCGAGAGCGACAAGACCAACGCCCTGCCCTGGCCGGTTCTCGCCGCGACGAGCATCAACGCTAAAGGGCAACCGGCGTTCGTGAAATACCTGGAGCAACTCGACGGCAAAACGGTCGCGCTCACCGGATTCATGCAACCGGTGAAGGACGAGCTCGCGGCGCGTGAGTTCCTGTTGCTCGAGTACCCGGTGGGGTGCTGGTTCTGCGAAGTGCCCGACCCAACCGGGCTATTAAACGTGGAATTGAAAGCGGGCAAAACAGCCGAGTTCCGCAAGGGGCTTATCAAGGTTACGGGTACACTTGTACTCAACCGCTCGGACCCCGAGGGCTACCTCTTCTCACTAAAAGACGCCCGGATCGGTGAGGCTGATTAAGATGGAGTTACAAAGCCGCCACGGATAAACACAGAGAACACGGATTAAGCAGAACAGGGATCCGTAAGCCGGAAGCGAATGTTTTTTGCCTGATCCGTGTTCTCTGTGTTTATCCGTGGCGGCTTCGCTTCTGCACCCGGCAGAAAACGAAAACAGCCGGGAGATTCCCGGCCGCTCGTTGCAACACCGTCGTGATACTTTAGCGCACGCCGCCCTTGTACTTTTTCGTGCTGCGGAGTTTGTGCTTGCGGGCCTTGCGGCGCTTCTTGGAGGCGTTCCGCTGGCTCTTCGGTGCGTGTTGAATACCCATTGTCGGTTCTCCGGTATGTGTATGCGAAGACCGGCATTCTAGCGGGGCCGGCAACCTTTGCCCACGCCACTCACCTCACCACGGTTTGCCCAGAGCCTTTGCGGTAAGGTCGTAGCCGTCGGCGGCCGTGATTTTCACCCGGACGAAGTCACCGGGCTTGAGGTTTTTGCCCTTCACTCGCACTTCGCAATCGATTTCCGGCGCGTCCGCGTAGGTGCGCCCGCGGAAATGGTTCGCGAACTCCGGGTCCGGGCCGTCGATAATGACCGGGTGCTCTTTATCGACCTGGGCCTCTGCCCACCCGAACGCGACCCGCTGTTGTACTTCCATGATCGCGGCCACGCGCGTCTGCTTCACGTCTTCCGGAATGTGACCATCGAGCTTCTCGGCAGGTGTGCCCGGTTCGAGTGAGTAGGGGAACACGCCGACGCGCTCGAATTTGAAATCCGCGACGAACTGTTTGAGTTCCTCGTACTCCGCGTCCGTTTCGCCGGGGAATCCCGTGATGAACGTGGTGCGGATCGCGAGGTCCGGCCACTGCTCCCGCAAGCGCAGGAGCAGTTTTTCGGTCGCGGCGCGGTCCACGCGGCGGATCATGCGTTTCAGCACGCGGTCGTTGATGTGCTGGAGCGGCATGTCCAGGTACGGGATGATCTTTTTGGCGCCGGCGAACGTTTCGATCAGCTCGTCCGAAATGTGTTCGGGATAGGCGTAGAGCGTGCGAACCCACTCAATGCCGTCGACCTTATCGAGCTCGCGCAGCAATTCCGCGAGCCGCGTGCAGCCGTATAGGTCCATCCCGTAGTAAGTGGTGTCCTGGGCCACGATGATGAGTTCGCGCACGCCATCGGCGGCGAGTTCGTGGGCCTCGCGGATGATCTCCTCGATCGGCTTCGTCACGTGCTTCCCACGCATCTTCGGGATCGCGCAGTACGTGCAGAGCCGATCACACCCCTCGCTGATCTTGAGGTACGCGAAGTGGCGCGGGGTGATGCGCAGGCGGGCGGTGTCCTCAAGGGCACGGACCGGGGCCGGGCGGAACAGGGACTTCTGCTCGTCGCGCTGGGAGACGGCACGGTCTACGACGTCCGCGATCTCCTCGCGCCCGAACACGCCGACGATCTGATCGACTTCGGGCACCTGTTCGAGGAGCACGTCGCGTTGGCGCTCGGCCATGCACCCGGCCACGACTACAGCACCAACCTTACCGGCTCTCTTGAGGTCGAGCATCTCGCGAATGACCGCGAGCGACTCTTGGCGGGCCGGTTCGATGAACCCGCACGTGTTCACAATGACCACGTCCGCGCCATCAGCCCCGGGTTGGAGCGCGTAGCCGTCCTGGGCGAGTTTCCCGAGCATCCGCTCGCTGTCCACGGTGTTCTTCGGGCAGCCCAAACTAATGAATGCGTAGTTCCCCTTGGATTCGGGGGCGCGGGGCGCGCCGGTTCCGGGACTTGAGGTCAGCGGGAGACTCTTCACGGACATTCGGTGGTGGCCCGGCGTGGTGTTCGGCAAAGATCGAACTGTTTTTATAGGGGCGCGGAGCGGGACGTGTCAAGCGGCACGGGGCCGGCACAGGGAAGTTGTTACAAACATTATTCTCACGTGTTCGATTGTGAAGCACTCGACCCGCGGGCCGTGGAGGTGCCGGTTAGGTTGTTACAAACATTAATTCCCAAGTGTCCGGTTGTCGGGCGCCGGGGGCCACCAACTATCACAATTGATGACAGATTAGGTTCAGATCGTTGATAAGCACTGTCGCCGGTAGGCTCGGGAACCCGTTCTTTGGTCGATGTTTAGCAATTATCGCATTTTCATATGACATACACGACAATCGGCTCCTGCATTCACGAAATCCAAGGTTTCACGCCCCGACAGCACAATTCCGAGATTTGTGCGCCGCAAACGAAACGACCGTACTTTCCCGTGCGAAGACACATCCGGCTCATAGCCTTCTCATAGACTGCGGGCATACTGGAAGTGCATCTGTATCCGACCACCCTGAACCGATTGACACGCGGCCACGTTCCCGAGTGCGAAACTTAACGCGCCGCAACGTGTTCCCCTGTTGTGTCACCATCTGATCTGATTGGTTTTTGACACGGAACGTGTAGTCCATAAACACCACGCGGGTACCATCATGGCGCCGTCCTGGCTTCGGCAATTGTTCAAAAAGCGATTCGTGGGTCAAGGCGCGTGCGCTCCGATCCAGCCCGCCCTCATGGTCGAGGCGCTCGAAGACCGCGCGCTGATGGCCGTGGCGATATGGACCGGGGCCGCGATCCCCGCACCAACGACAGGGCACAACTCGGCGCTGTGGAGCGACTCGTTAAATTGGCAGAACGGGTATCGCCCCCAAACCGGGGACGATGTCATTTTCCCGGCCGTATCCGGTGCTAACAAGCCCCCGGCGGCAATCGTCAACAATGCGTTCGTTTTCCCGAACGGTACGCACGTCCCGGGGGGGACACTCGCGAACTCCATTATCGATGGGAACTACACCATCGGCGACTTGCAGATCAACGATGATAACTACCACATCGACGCCCTATCCGCAAATACCACGTTGAGGATCAACGGGCGCATTATCTCCAACATTCCGCAGGCCCTCGGGTCACTTACTGGGCTCTCGCTGATCGGGCCGACGTTCGCTACGGGCGGGATATCGAACCTGCGGATCCAATTGAACGGACTCAACCAGGAGATTCGGAGCGATAATATCGGTGTGCTGTACATCACAGCGGACATCGTCAACCCGACCAGTGGGGCAGGCGGGTTGTTAAAGCGAGGCACCGGTACAATCGGGTTATCGGGGAACAACACGTTCACCGGCGCGGTGCGAGTCAACGAGGGGATTCTCGCCGTCGCGAGTGATAACGCGCTCGGGAGCACGATCCTCGGGGCCGCCGTGGACGCCGGCGCGACGATGGCCCTTACAAACGGGGCAACGATCTCCGATTCGCTCGATCTCGTCGGGGACGGGGTGGGTGGACTGGGGGCGCTCCGTGGGATCATCGATCCGTACCTGACGTTCCAAGCGCCCAGCACCGTCCCGTTCGGGGGCGGAACGTGGTCCGGGGGTATTGCCCTCATCGGCAACGTGACGATTGGGACCGACAGCGGGGCCACGGTCGACGTCGATACGACTGGGATCAGCGGGAGCGGGAATCTGACGAAGGTTGGGTTCGACACCCTGAGGTTGTTTACCGGGAACACATACGGGGGCAACACCCTGATTAGGCAGGGGGCGATCACAATCTTCGACAGCAACGCCCTCTCGCCCAACCCCCTCTTCTCGACCACGGTATTTGATGGTGCGACCCTGCGCGTCGGCAACGGGCTCACGGTCGGTGAGACGCTCTTCCTGAACGGTGCCGGGTTCTTCTTCGACGCCGCGGGCCGGCCCCGCGGGGCGCTCAGCCTGTTCCAGAACGGGGCGGCATCCGAGTGGACCGGCACGATCACCTTACTGAGCGCCTCGTCGTTCGGGGCGGCACTGAACGCCGAGCTCCTGCTCTCCGGTCCTATGGGGGGCGCGTTCGCGTTCACGAAGGTCGATCAAGGGAACATACGCATCGCCCGTAACAACAGCGCGACCGGGGTGCCCACGGGGTTCGCCCCGTTCACGGGTAGCACGTTCGTTAACAACGGCACCCTGGAGATCGCCGACGCGCTGGCCCTCGGGAACACGGGTACCGTCACGGTCAACTCGACCACGGGCACCTCGGGCGCGGTCGGTACCCTTCAGATCGAAGGGAACTACACGTTTGCGCGCCCCCTGGTTTTGAACGGCGTTGGTTTCAACACAGTCGGAGCGGTTCACGTCGTCAACCCGGCCGCGGGCGGCACCTCCGCTATCACGTTCAGTTCGACCGTCACCCTCGGGTCCGCGGCGTCCCTCAAGATCGACGGGGGCGACGCCCTGTCGATCACCGGGGTCATCCGCGACGGCAGCGTTCCCGCCGGGGGGGTGATCCCGAGCTTGGAAAAGACCGGGGCCGGCACCCTGACCCTCGCGGGCAACAACACCTACCTCGGGTCCACAGCTCTGCGCGAGGGGCTGACGATCATCACGTCCAACCAGTCCCTCGGTGGAGCAAACGGGGCCGGTACGCGCGTGTTCAACGGGGCCGCGCTGCAAATACCCAGCGCGATCACCATGACTGAGGATCTGACGCTCTCCGGGACCGGGATCTCCGGTGGCGGCGTGCTGCTGGTCGGAGCGGGGACCAGCCAGATCACCGGCCTGATTACCCTCCTCGGCGTCAACACAACGCAGGCCGATATTAATGTGGCCGCGGGCGGCTCACTCACGTTCGCCGGTGTGGTGAGCGGCGACGCCGACCTCCACAAAATCGGCGCGGGCGAGTTGCGGCTCGCTGGGACCGCGAGTAACACGTTCCTCACGACGACGTTCGTGGACGACGGGCGGCTCACGCTCGCGAAACCGGCCGGGCTGATCGCACTCGGCGGCCAGGTGTTCGTTGGCGACACGACCGGTGCCAACAACTCGGCCGAGCTGCGTCTGGAAGCGCACAACCAGATCCCCGAATCGGTCAGCGCGGTCACGATCATCGTGACCGTCCGTGAGGACGGGGTATTCAATCTGAACGGGTTCAACGAGTCGCTCGGCGCTCTGACCCTCCAAGGTGGCGAGATCACGACCGGGACCGGGACACTGATCCTCGCCAGTAACGTGAACGTCACGAACTCGGCCGAGACCGCGAAAATCTCCGGGAACCTGTCGCTCGGCGCGGCAGCCCGAACGTTCAATGTTTTTAATGGCGCCTCGGCCACCGACCTACAGATCGACGCCGTTATCAATAACGGCCCGGGGATCACACTGACCGGGGGCGGGACGCTCGTGCTGGGCGGGGCCAACACGTACACCGGTCCCACAAACGTGGCTCAAGGCGTGCTGCGGTTGGGCGCGAGCAACGTGCTGCCCGATACCACCACTGTCGTACTCGGGAACGGAACCACGCTGGACGTAAACGGCTTCACGGACGGGATCGTTGCCGTCACCGGTGGCGCCAGTACGACCCTCGCCCTCGGGGCCGGGGCACTGGCGGTCGGGGCTAGTAACGGCACGTCGACCTTCGGGGGAGTGATCACCGGTACCGCGGCTTCGGTGCTTACAAAGATTGGAATCGGGACGCTCACGCTGTCCGGGGCCAGCCCCGTGTTCACCGGTAAGACGATCGTGGCGGCCGGAACGGTGCTCGTGAATGCGAACCAGGGCGCCGCACAGGTGACTGTTCAGAGCGGCGCCACCCTGGGCGGGAGCGGTACCGTTGGGGCGATCACGGTGGAGGCGGGTGGGCAGCTCTCGCCGGGCCAGAGCCCCGCGATCCTGAGCGCGAATGGGATCGTGACCCTTAGCCGCGGCGCGTTCTTCGTCGTAGAGGCGACCGGCACGACCGTGGGCACTCAGTACGACCAGCTCGCCGTCACCGGCACGGCGAACCTCAATAACGCGACCCTGGTGTTCAACCCGAGTTTCACCCCTGCTCTCAATGACTCGTTCACCATTCTCACCGCGACGAGTGTTAGTGGCATCTTCAGCGGGTTGATAGACGGGGCGACCTTTACCTTCGGGACGCGAGTGTACCGGATTAATTACACCGCGACTGACGTCACCATTACGGCGCTCGCACTCGCCTCGACCGCGACGATCCAATCGAGCACCAACCCGTCGCTCCCCGGTCAGTCCGTAACGTTCACCTTCACCATTGCCCCTGCAGCAGCCGGTGACCCGGCGCCAACCGGTACTATCCAGTTCTACGATAACGGCGTGGCAATCGGCGGCTCCGTTGCCCTCACCCCGACTGGCACCAATCAAGCGTCGGCCTCGGTCACGACCGCGTTGCTCACGAACGGGTCGCACAACATCACCGCAACGTACACATCAACGAACGGCTATCAGGATCTCATTCAGGGGGATGTTGTTCTCGTCCAGGCGGTCACCGTGGCCTCGACCGTGACCCTTCAGGCCCTGAACGGTCCGAGCGTCTTCGGGGACACGGTCGGTTTCGTCGCGCGGGTGGCACAGCAATCTGGCCTGGCGGTTCCGACCGGGACGGTCACCTTTATCAACTCCACGACTGGCGAGGTTCTTGGGGTAGTGGCCCTCGACGCGACCGGTGGGGCCGCCTTCAGCACCAGCACGCTCCGCGCGGGAACCAGCATCATCTCGGCCGTCTACTCGGGTGACAGTTTCTACCGGTCCGGGTCCGGTACCGCCACCCAGATCGTCGACCGACAGTCGCGGATCGTGATCGGCACGGACGCGGGGCCACAAGCAACGGTTCAGATCTTCGATCCGCGGACCGGGGCTCTGCTTCGGGTGCTCACGCCCTTCGACGGGTACACACTCGGGGTGAAAGTGGCCACAGGAGACGTAAACGGCGACGGCATCGACGACGTCATCGTGTCCGCGGGCGCGGGCGCACCGGGCGGTCACGTGAAGGTGTACAACGGGGCCGATTACTCGGAGCTGGTGAGCTTCTTCACGTTCGTCGGGTACACGGGCGGGGTGAACATTGCGGCCGGGGACGTGAACGGAGACGGGTTCGACGACATCATCGTGGGCACGGCCATCGCCAACGACCACGTGAAGGCGTTCTCCGGGCGCAACCCCGCAGATACGCTGCTGAGCTTCTTCGCCTACGGCGGCGGGAACCCGGTCGGGGTCACGGTGGCCGCGGGCGACGTGAACGGGGACGGGCTGGCCGACGTGATCACCGGGTCCGCCACGTTCGCCGGACACGTGAAGGCGTTCTCGGGCCAGAGCAACGGGCAGATCCTGGGGAGCTACTTCGCCTACGGTGCCGGGTACCTGGGTGGGATCTACGTGGCGGCCGGGGATCTGGACGGCGACGGGCGCGACGAGATCATCACCGGGGCCACGAACGCACCGCACGTCAAGGCCCTCGACGCGCTGACCGGAGCCGAGCGCCAGAGCTTCATCGCGTACCCGGGGGCCACGTTCGGGGTCCGTGTTGGGGCGATCGACCGCGACGGCGACCGGCTCGCGGACATCCTCACAGGTGCGGGCGGGAGCGCCCCGCACGTCAAGATCTTCGACGGTCAAACCCTGGACCTTCTCGACAGCTTCCTGGCCGTGCCGCCGAATCAGTCTCCGTCCCCGGGGATCTTCGTCGGTGGAAGTACCAAGTAAGTTCGTCCGATTCGACCGCCCCGGTTCGTGAGCCGGGGCGGTTTCGTTTTTACACCGCCCACGGTCCGGATTAAATCTCTCGGCTCCCGGCGCGAATCCCTTACTGTTCGGCGGTGTCTCCCCGTCTTAATCTCTTGGCACCGTGCCGTTTCGCGGTCACAATAGTTGTTATTCGTCTCCGCGCCCCCCGCGAGCCGAGCACCATGTCCGAAGTCAACCCGGCGGATTTCGCCGCTCCCAAAACTCCGACCCGCGCGCCGGCCCCCGACACCTTTACGGGCGGGCGCACCGGACCGAACGGCCCCAATCGGTCCGCACCTACACACACTCCGCCCGGGCGCATCGGGCGCTTCGAGGTGCGCACGCTGCTCGGCGAGGGCGCGTTCGCGCGCGTGTACTTGGGGTTCGACCCGGAACTCGAACGGCAGGTGGCGATCAAGGTTCCGAAGGTCGACGAACTGACGCCCGAGTTTCGCGAATCGTTCCTCCGCGAGAACCGGCTGGCCGCGATCATCCATCACCCCAACGTGTGCCCGGTGTACGAGGTCGGCACCGACGGCACCCTGCCCTACATCGTGATGCGCGTGGTGCCGGGCACGCTCGCCGGAGTGCTCCGGTACCGCGACGGGCTCCTGCCCCCGCGCCACGCACTCGCGATTGTGCGAAAGCTCGCCCAGGGACTGGCCGCGGCGCACGCGCAGAAAGTCGTTCACCGCGATTTAAAACCCGCAAACGTACTGTTCGACGAATCCCAGCGCGAGGTGCTTATTGCCGACTTCGGCTTGGCCCGGCTCGTCGATCAGGCGACTGCGGCCAGCAACGGGGTGCCCAAGGGGACGCCAGCGTACATGTCCCCGGAACAGGCCCGCGGAGCGGCGGCCGAGATCGGGCCGCTGTCGGATGTGTACAGCCTCGGCGTCATCCTCTACGAGATGCTCACCGGGCGCGTGCCCTTTTCCGGGTCCGTCTGGGAGGTCATGCGCGACCACTGCGAGACCGCACCGATCCCCCCGTCGCGGGTCGTTGCGGGGCTCGATCCGGCTCTTGATCCCCTGTGCCTCAAGGCGCTGGCCAAGCGCCCCACGGACCGCTACCGCTCCGCGAAGGAATTCGCTACGGCTCTCGGGACGTATTTGCGCTCGAACGAGCGACCAGAGGCACTCCCGGTAGCTGCGGAGCCTGAAGAAATCCCGGCGCTGGAACTCGTTGAGGAGCCACTTGCGGACTCGGCGAAGTCTTCTGCTAAGCACACACCAGTTCCGCATTCGGTTCGCGAATCGCGCACCCAAAAAGCGGCTCCGCCTACGCCGGAGCCACGTGCCGCGTCGCGCCTCTCGGTCATTGCCCTGCTCGTCTCGGGCGCCGCACTGTTTGTCGGTGGAGTGGCGGTGGCACTTCTGGTGATGCAGAAACCAGAACCTACGAAGTCCTCGGACCCACCGGTCGCGCAGAACGACAACGTGGTGCAGACTCCGCCCGTTGTCGATCCGGCCACTTCTACGCCCGTTGCTGCGAAGCCAGTCATCATTCCCGAAGCGCCGGAACCACGCCCGGTTCTGGCGCTGAAGCCCGAAATTGCCACCGCTCCAAAGAAGGTAGAGTTGGAGCCGGTGCCGACGGCACCGGAACCGAGGCCGGGAATCGAGGCCGAACTGCGGCGCGATTGGAGCGATTACCTCGCCGCGTCCGGGGGCGAAACGGCTTACCCGTTCTTCAAAGAACGGGGACCGGCGCGATGGCGCGCGTGGCGCGAAGCGGCCAGAGGCGACTGTGTGTACGGCATGGTTCTGTACGCGAACTGCCTGGAAAACGGTATCGGGGCCGCGAAAAGCCTGAAGAAGGCAGCCGAACTGTACCGTAAAGCGGCCGAGGCCGGTGAACCGATCGCGATGACCGAGTTGGGCGGGTGCTTCCAGGACGGGAAAGGCGTTCCGAAGGACGAAACCGAAGCGCTCGAGTGGTTCCGCAAGGGAGCCGAAGCCCAAGAGCGAATGGCGATGTATCTCCTCGGGATCACGTACCGGGACGGCCGTGGGGTGGACAAAGACCCCAAGGAAGCGGCCGAATGGTTCCGCAAGGCCGCGGACCTCGACGGGTCGGCC
This region of Gemmata massiliana genomic DNA includes:
- a CDS encoding protein kinase domain-containing protein — encoded protein: MSEVNPADFAAPKTPTRAPAPDTFTGGRTGPNGPNRSAPTHTPPGRIGRFEVRTLLGEGAFARVYLGFDPELERQVAIKVPKVDELTPEFRESFLRENRLAAIIHHPNVCPVYEVGTDGTLPYIVMRVVPGTLAGVLRYRDGLLPPRHALAIVRKLAQGLAAAHAQKVVHRDLKPANVLFDESQREVLIADFGLARLVDQATAASNGVPKGTPAYMSPEQARGAAAEIGPLSDVYSLGVILYEMLTGRVPFSGSVWEVMRDHCETAPIPPSRVVAGLDPALDPLCLKALAKRPTDRYRSAKEFATALGTYLRSNERPEALPVAAEPEEIPALELVEEPLADSAKSSAKHTPVPHSVRESRTQKAAPPTPEPRAASRLSVIALLVSGAALFVGGVAVALLVMQKPEPTKSSDPPVAQNDNVVQTPPVVDPATSTPVAAKPVIIPEAPEPRPVLALKPEIATAPKKVELEPVPTAPEPRPGIEAELRRDWSDYLAASGGETAYPFFKERGPARWRAWREAARGDCVYGMVLYANCLENGIGAAKSLKKAAELYRKAAEAGEPIAMTELGGCFQDGKGVPKDETEALEWFRKGAEAQERMAMYLLGITYRDGRGVDKDPKEAAEWFRKAADLDGSAAMVELAHCYANGSGVEKEPKEAVAWFRKAADLGNAIGMDELGYCLANERGVKKDTTKAREWYEKAAAKGYSNAQNNLGLLYGNGQGVSTDYAKAREWYEKAATQNHPGAQNNLGVLYENGLGVTQNYTTAREWYEKSAEQGYAIGQYHLALMYYRPVGVTQDYLKARDLFEKAATQGNANAQLYLGFLYGTGRHDSKSGTPDHAQAQEWYEKAAAQGHVQALHNLGVLYSSGKYKGGNGKPDYVKAREWYEKAAEKGHVGATNNLGLIYEHGRGVTADAQEAVRLYRKAADHGDKNGMTNLARCYEKGIGVAKDEKLAASWREKAAKVAADK